Proteins found in one Toxotes jaculatrix isolate fToxJac2 chromosome 18, fToxJac2.pri, whole genome shotgun sequence genomic segment:
- the LOC121197881 gene encoding LOW QUALITY PROTEIN: UV excision repair protein RAD23 homolog A-like (The sequence of the model RefSeq protein was modified relative to this genomic sequence to represent the inferred CDS: deleted 1 base in 1 codon) codes for MQITLKTLQQQTIQIEIDPEQTVKALKEKIEAERGKDNFPVSGQKLIYAGKILQDDTPIKDYKIDEKNFVVVMVSKAKPAAAASPPVSEAPKPPAQDSGSTSTAVPATTPTSAPAPAPAPTPAAVAIPPEEAKEEPSAAATEPQQPASSSGGQGLDASSALVTGAEYEAMLTEIMSMGYERERVVAALRASFNNPHRAVEYLLTGIPSSPVQESNPPAQAPASGPTEAPSLGEGDNPLAFLRTQPQFLHMRQAIQQNPALLPALLQQLGRENPQLLQQISQHQELFIQMLNEPVGEGGEAPEVGEMGAAGDEGAPVNYIQVTPQEKEAIERLKALGFPEALVIQAYFACEKNENLAANFLLNQGLEDD; via the exons ATGCAGATCACGcttaaaacactgcaacagCAGACTATTCAAATTGAGATAGACCCCGAACAAACG GTGAAGGCTTTGAAAGAGAAGATAGAAGCAGAGCGAGGCAAAGACAACTTTCCTGTATCTGGGCAGAAGCTGATATACGCTGGAAAAATCCTGCAAGATGACACACCTATTAAGGACTACAAAATTGATGAGAAGAATTTTGTTGTAGTCATGGTGTCCAAG GCTAAGCCTGCAGCTGCCGCCTCACCCCCAGTCTCAGAAGCACCCAAGCCCCCTGCACAGGACTCTGGCTCCACGTCAACAGCTGTCCCGGCCACAACCCCAACctcagccccagccccagccccagccccaaCTCCAGCAGCTGTTGCCATTCCCCCGGAGGAGGCCAAAGAGGAGCCAAgtgctgcagccacagaacCACAACAACCAGCCAG TTCCAGTGGTGGTCAGGGCTTGGATGCCTCCTCAGCACTGG TGACCGGGGCAGAGTACGAGGCAATGCTGACGGAGATCATGTCTATGGGCtacgaaagagagagagtggtggcTGCGCTAAGGGCCAGTTTCAACAACCCCCACAGAGCTGTAGAATACCTTCTCACT GGGATCCCGAGCAGCCCAGTCCAGGAGAGCAATCCACCAGCGCAGGCCCCCGCATCTGGACCCACAGAAGCACCATCTCTAGGAGAGG GAGATAACCCACTTGCATTCCTGCGGACCCAGCCCCAGTTTCTGCACATGAGACAGGCCATCCAGCAGAACCCCGCTCTGCTACCAGCTCTTCTCCAGCAGCTAGGCAGGGAGAACCCTCAGCTTCTACAG CAAATCAGTCAGCATCAGGAGCTATTTATCCAGATGTTGAACGAGccagtgggggaggggggt gaGGCGCCAGAGGTTGGAGAGATGGGGGCAGCAGGGGATGAGGGCGCACCTGTCAACTATATCCAGGTTACACCTCAGGAGAAGGAAGCCATCGAAAGG TTAAAAGCGCTGGGTTTCCCTGAGGCTCTGGTGATCCAGGCCTACTTTGCCTGCGAGAAGAACGAGAACCTGGCAGCCAACTTTCTCCTCAACCAGGGACTGGAGGATGACTGA